The following are encoded together in the Thunnus maccoyii chromosome 18, fThuMac1.1, whole genome shotgun sequence genome:
- the mfsd6l gene encoding major facilitator superfamily domain-containing protein 6-like yields the protein MKRNKQIDIKRALALASTFTFLCSCAKACLLPFLTLCFKQLGLTPAMTGVVMGTKHLISLVWCPAMSLLSKHYNKRRAVINGSLVCSAAVALVLLFIPPTDVHTQDSTCNMSEQSSSPTQSVADHLLTSSVGPTTSSTGIHPKINTGAVSQSGVTFPAKTLGDTESAPVMTSKHDKEKPHPQLSEKNLSVVVDSSPREPKISSSVVFHTTSPLAALQRNKRSNIKSGSKEQPKQEKENHFDLMSSLKVIYIEHKLFFLILITVSVWELASAPLEWTADDGLYEYLDFADASDRYSSTRVWGLLGAACGVTGVGSLVSQLSCLIIAGQIPRSAMHVFCYAGLAAVALPVATFLPLHLNKKRDKANGLLKAVQLVRASPHALLCAITTLLVGMAGSAVDNFLLWQMQGCGSSELHMGMSLGLALLSQAAFPLLVGRVSKLLSPGRVLAVGAACLGLQCFYYSFLWAPWAALPAQLLSCFSSGALWWAVKVQCDNVATPGAERSVRRVYSTLSLELGRGLGSFAGGFVVQRFGLKWLFRGVAVGLMVWCVCLPLLQWKAPRQRRINYSRLLAADVSEASDSESEQERDWLDKAMEDDKSNNNYGRRINH from the coding sequence ATGAAGAGGAACAAGCAGATAGACATCAAGCGCGCCCTCGCTCTGGCCAGCACCTTTACCTTCCTGTGCTCCTGTGCCAAAGCATGCCTGCTCCCCTTCCTCACCCTGTGCTTCAAACAGCTGGGCCTGACTCCTGCGATGACCGGCGTCGTCATGGGCACCAAGCACCTCATATCGCTGGTGTGGTGCCCCGCGATGAGCCTGCTCTCCAAGCACTACAACAAGAGGCGAGCGGTGATAAACGGCTCTCTGGTGTGTTCAGCAGCAGTCGCCCTGGTTCTGCTTTTTATCCCCCCGacagatgtgcacacacaggACAGCACCTGCAACATGTCTGAGCAGAGTAGCAGTCCGACTCAAAGTGTGGCCGATCACCTGCTCACGAGTAGCGTTGGACCCACGACATCATCGACTGGAATTCACCCAAAAATCAACACAGGTGCTGTTTCTCAGTCTGGTGTCACTTTTCCTGCAAAGACACTTGGTGATACTGAATCTGCTCCTGTTATGACAAGCAAGCATGATAAGGAAAAACCTCATCCTCAGTTGTCAGAAAAGAATCTATCTGTGGTTGTCGACAGCAGTCCTAGAGAGCCAAAGATCAGCAGCTCCGTCGTGTTTCATACCACCAGCCCTCTGGCAGCTTTACAGAGGAATAAGCGGTCCAATATCAAATCAGGTTCAAAGGAACAACCAAAGCAGGAGAAAGAGAATCATTTTGACTTAATGAGCAGCTTGAAGGTGATATACATCGAACACAAACTCTTCTTCTTGATACTCATCACCGTGTCCGTGTGGGAGTTAGCATCAGCCCCTCTAGAGTGGACGGCAGACGACGGCCTGTATGAATATCTAGATTTTGCGGATGCCTCGGACCGCTACAGCAGCACCAGGGTTTGGGGTTTACTGGGAGCAGCATGTGGGGTCACAGGAGTGGGGTCGCTGGTTAGCCAGTTAAGCTGTCTCATCATAGCAGGTCAGATACCCAGAAGCGCCATGCATGTCTTCTGCTACGCTGGTCTGGCAGCTGTGGCCCTGCCGGTGGCGACCTTCCTGCCTCTCCACCTGAACAAGAAGCGAGACAAGGCCAACGGGCTTCTCAAAGCTGTGCAGCTGGTGCGTGCCTCCCCCCACGCTCTGCTCTGCGCCATCACCACCCTCCTGGTCGGGATGGCGGGCTCGGCCGTGGATAACTTCCTCCTGTGGCAGATGCAGGGTTGTGGGAGCAGTGAGCTGCACATGGGGATGTCTCTAGGCCTTGCGCTGCTCTCACAAGCCGCCTTCCCTCTTCTGGTAGGCCGAGTGTCCAAGCTCCTCAGCCCAGGACGGGTGCTCGCAGTGGGGGCTGCATGTCTGGGGTTGCAGTGCTTCTATTACTCCTTCCTGTGGGCACCGTGGGCTGCACTGCCTGCTCAGTTGTTGAGCTGTTTCAGCAGCGGAGCCCTCTGGTGGGCTGTGAAGGTCCAGTGCGACAATGTTGCCACGCCGGGGGCTGAGAGGAGTGTGAGGAGGGTCTACAGTACACTCTCTCTAGAGCTGGGACGCGGTCTGGGGAGCTTTGCTGGAGGATTCGTGGTCCAGAGGTTTGGGCTGAAGTGGCTGTTCAGAGGAGTCGCAGTGGGTCTAATGGTGTGGTGCGTGTGCCTGCCTCTGCTCCAGTGGAAAGCTCCTCGCCAGCGCAGGATTAACTATTCTCGCCTTTTGGCAGCTGATGTAAGTGAAGCCAGCGACTCTGAGTCTGAACAGGAGAGAGACTGGCTGGATAAAGCAATGGAAGATGACAAAAGCAATAACAACTATGGACGGAGGATAAACCACTGA